The Thermoproteota archaeon genome includes a window with the following:
- a CDS encoding MarR family transcriptional regulator, producing the protein MLVEIPDPEVILSGIVAFLVGLFGLYLYYKIRPYVNLKKNTLDPSYVERLEYYERQLIDMKIRMDAIDMESLSVKMPESSPQIKDFSKNTQQDVPKPEPVVDIKPASHQKQEITPNLPHGDVTEYVLKLITSKPMTSRDIQVTIDRTREHTSRLMKKLFDDGYVDRNTNTKPYTYSITPKGKERISVLENNPTVV; encoded by the coding sequence ATGTTAGTAGAAATTCCTGATCCAGAAGTGATTTTGAGTGGAATTGTTGCATTTTTGGTAGGTTTGTTTGGGTTGTATTTGTATTATAAAATTAGACCATACGTAAATTTGAAGAAAAATACGCTTGATCCATCATATGTTGAACGTTTAGAGTACTATGAAAGGCAGTTAATTGACATGAAAATACGCATGGATGCTATTGATATGGAGTCATTAAGTGTAAAAATGCCTGAATCCTCTCCACAGATTAAGGATTTTAGTAAAAATACACAGCAAGATGTGCCTAAACCTGAGCCTGTAGTTGACATCAAGCCAGCCAGCCACCAAAAACAGGAAATTACGCCTAATTTACCACATGGTGATGTGACAGAATATGTCTTGAAGCTAATCACAAGCAAACCTATGACATCACGTGATATTCAAGTCACAATTGATAGGACTAGGGAACATACTTCTAGATTGATGAAGAAGTTATTTGATGATGGATATGTTGATCGTAACACCAACACAAAACCCTACACATATTCAATTACTCCAAAAGGTAAAGAGCGAATTAGTGTTCTGGAAAATAACCCAACTGTGGTATAG
- a CDS encoding AbrB/MazE/SpoVT family DNA-binding domain-containing protein: MASENYEHHEILVKISSAGTISIPKQFRKYMEMQKGDYVKVILGRDRLIVRKVMIS; the protein is encoded by the coding sequence ATGGCTAGTGAAAATTACGAACATCATGAGATTTTAGTTAAGATTTCTTCGGCAGGGACGATATCTATACCTAAACAGTTTAGAAAATACATGGAGATGCAAAAGGGTGATTATGTTAAAGTGATTTTGGGTAGAGATAGGCTAATTGTAAGAAAGGTAATGATATCCTAA
- a CDS encoding AAA family ATPase, protein MSVTTLDPIDRMLDAAETGKSLIKNRNILHFTYIPNVIHHRDSEQEKVTQSLLPILKQSRPSNLLVYGKPGTGKTLVVRKVLSKIQERVEKSNFPIKLIYANSKDETTLYGLLVSLGRQLNLSEKELPSTGLAISEVFKRLLKNIEDEKINAIFVVDEIDYLAQLVSKTGKDILYQLTRANERIKSGSLTLVGISNDLTFKETLDPRVISSLGEEEVVFTNYSVEQLNKILEERIREAFLDDSIEESALNLCAAMAGREHGDARRAIDLLRVAGEMAEREQAKKVTEKHIREASQKIEENKEITALKSYPLHEKLLIIAVMKANGASTGEIYSAYKDLCKIIRQKELTQRRVTQMLSEIEMSGIITGRIVHQGIHGRTKKFKLTIPTDMVKQTFSDDLSLEDII, encoded by the coding sequence ATGAGCGTGACTACATTAGACCCAATAGATAGAATGCTTGATGCAGCAGAAACCGGTAAATCATTAATTAAAAACCGAAACATTCTACATTTTACATACATTCCAAATGTAATTCATCATAGGGACTCTGAACAAGAAAAGGTCACCCAATCATTATTACCAATTTTAAAACAATCAAGACCATCAAATCTTCTAGTATATGGAAAACCAGGAACAGGAAAAACCCTAGTTGTTAGAAAGGTACTCTCAAAAATACAAGAAAGAGTTGAGAAGAGCAACTTTCCAATTAAACTAATTTACGCCAACTCAAAAGACGAAACAACACTCTATGGACTTTTAGTAAGTCTAGGAAGGCAACTAAACCTCTCCGAAAAAGAACTTCCTTCCACAGGCCTAGCAATTAGCGAAGTCTTCAAACGCCTCTTAAAAAACATCGAAGATGAAAAAATTAATGCGATATTTGTTGTAGATGAGATTGATTACCTAGCCCAACTGGTATCAAAAACAGGTAAAGACATCCTATACCAACTCACAAGAGCAAATGAGAGAATAAAGTCAGGCTCCCTTACACTAGTAGGCATTTCAAATGACCTTACTTTCAAAGAAACACTTGATCCTAGGGTGATTAGTAGCCTTGGTGAGGAAGAGGTAGTATTTACTAACTATTCTGTAGAACAACTAAACAAAATCTTAGAGGAGCGAATTAGAGAAGCCTTCTTGGATGACTCTATTGAGGAATCTGCACTCAACCTATGTGCTGCCATGGCAGGTAGAGAACACGGCGATGCAAGACGAGCAATTGATCTTCTTAGGGTTGCAGGGGAAATGGCTGAAAGAGAACAGGCCAAAAAAGTCACTGAAAAACACATCAGGGAAGCGTCCCAAAAAATTGAAGAAAACAAAGAGATCACGGCCCTAAAATCATACCCTTTACATGAAAAATTACTAATTATTGCAGTCATGAAGGCAAACGGAGCATCTACTGGCGAAATTTATTCAGCATACAAGGATCTCTGTAAAATTATCAGGCAAAAGGAACTAACACAAAGACGTGTTACCCAAATGCTCAGTGAAATAGAAATGTCTGGAATAATCACAGGTCGTATAGTGCACCAAGGAATTCATGGAAGAACAAAAAAATTCAAACTAACAATTCCCACCGATATGGTAAAACAAACATTCAGTGACGACCTATCACTGGAAGATATTATCTAA
- a CDS encoding stage II sporulation protein M, with protein sequence MKKRILLFFIFMALFSGAYQLGSMSEVNDEEAQAFLEEFEELVKDIDSIGIFIHNTSIALPMFIPGFGVGWGLFSAWSTGYAFASIVAVTPILAGMPPLALLYLSPFGIMELVAYSLGISRSYILIHAIVKKNPLYPIMKPTIIEIGIMIGLLLAGGFLEFYMISLVQESGFELPGI encoded by the coding sequence ATGAAAAAACGAATATTACTATTTTTTATTTTTATGGCATTATTTTCAGGAGCATATCAACTAGGTTCTATGAGTGAAGTAAATGATGAGGAAGCACAAGCATTTTTAGAAGAATTTGAAGAGCTTGTAAAAGACATTGATTCTATTGGAATTTTTATACATAACACGTCTATTGCCTTACCAATGTTTATCCCTGGGTTTGGTGTGGGCTGGGGACTCTTCTCAGCGTGGTCTACAGGATACGCATTTGCATCAATTGTTGCAGTAACACCAATTCTTGCAGGAATGCCCCCATTAGCTCTTCTCTACTTGTCTCCATTTGGCATCATGGAATTAGTGGCTTATTCTCTGGGCATCTCTAGAAGCTACATCCTAATTCATGCCATAGTCAAAAAGAATCCTCTCTACCCAATAATGAAACCTACAATAATCGAGATTGGGATAATGATTGGACTTTTGTTAGCTGGAGGATTTTTAGAGTTTTACATGATAAGTCTGGTACAAGAAAGTGGATTTGAGCTACCAGGAATCTGA